One Arthrobacter sp. StoSoilB19 DNA window includes the following coding sequences:
- a CDS encoding NfeD family protein: MFEWLGENWWALWLTAFLAFAVIEMITLDLFFIMLGGGSLAALVADFAGAEPWLQVVVFCVVSLLMVAFVRPVALSHLKKGPAEQRTNVDRLIGEPAVVMEAVTADGGLVKIGGDIWSARSAAGILPAGQKVVVAAIDGATAVVSAPPPAAAGPDTA, translated from the coding sequence ATGTTCGAGTGGCTTGGCGAAAACTGGTGGGCATTGTGGCTCACGGCTTTCCTGGCGTTTGCGGTGATCGAGATGATCACCCTTGACCTGTTTTTCATCATGCTCGGCGGCGGATCCCTTGCCGCACTGGTTGCCGATTTCGCCGGTGCAGAGCCCTGGCTCCAGGTGGTGGTCTTCTGCGTGGTGTCCCTGCTCATGGTTGCCTTCGTCCGGCCGGTAGCCCTTTCGCATCTCAAGAAGGGGCCGGCCGAACAGCGGACCAACGTGGACCGGCTGATCGGTGAACCGGCCGTCGTGATGGAGGCCGTGACCGCCGACGGCGGACTGGTGAAAATCGGCGGCGATATTTGGAGTGCGCGCTCCGCGGCGGGAATCCTTCCCGCTGGCCAGAAAGTGGTGGTGGCGGCCATCGACGGCGCCACAGCAGTAGTTTCGGCACCGCCGCCGGCGGCTGCCGGTCCGGATACAGCCTGA
- a CDS encoding putative RNA methyltransferase, protein MPAADLHLLCPVCSHPLEHLEATAARQPRLVCPNGHSFDAARQGYFNLLVGKGTPFEPDSAAMVASRFNFLGNGHYLPLARAVASAVVPNLPQEGAVVLDSGTGTGHYLREILDTAAAGGRHASAVGLDISKFALRRAARLNPEAVNLVWDIWQPLPVAANSVDAVTVVFAPRNPAEFARVLRPTGVLVVVTPRSGHLGDIAALTGMLGIEEGKDERLAGAMAGHFEPASSVDVDIPLALGRAAAADLAFMGPAGHHLDLGQIAVRLEHSPEPVTADAKFRLLVFRPRTHGAP, encoded by the coding sequence ATGCCTGCCGCGGATCTCCACCTCCTGTGCCCCGTCTGCTCACATCCGCTGGAACACCTGGAGGCAACGGCCGCGCGCCAGCCCCGCCTGGTGTGCCCGAACGGCCACAGCTTCGACGCCGCCCGGCAGGGCTACTTCAACCTCCTGGTGGGCAAGGGCACGCCCTTCGAACCGGACAGTGCCGCCATGGTGGCGTCGCGCTTCAACTTCCTGGGGAACGGCCACTACCTGCCGCTGGCGCGGGCGGTGGCCTCCGCCGTCGTGCCCAACCTGCCGCAGGAAGGTGCCGTGGTTCTGGACTCGGGGACAGGGACCGGGCACTATCTGCGGGAGATCCTCGACACGGCGGCGGCCGGCGGGCGGCACGCGTCCGCCGTCGGCCTGGACATTTCCAAATTTGCCCTTCGCCGCGCTGCCCGGCTCAATCCCGAGGCCGTGAACCTGGTCTGGGACATCTGGCAGCCGCTGCCGGTAGCAGCAAACTCGGTGGATGCGGTCACCGTGGTCTTCGCTCCGCGGAACCCGGCTGAGTTTGCCCGGGTCCTTCGACCCACCGGCGTGCTGGTGGTGGTGACGCCACGGAGCGGGCACCTTGGGGACATCGCCGCCCTCACCGGGATGCTTGGCATTGAGGAGGGCAAGGATGAGCGCCTGGCCGGGGCGATGGCGGGGCATTTCGAGCCGGCCAGCAGCGTCGACGTCGACATCCCGCTGGCGCTGGGCCGGGCCGCCGCCGCGGACCTGGCGTTCATGGGCCCGGCCGGCCACCACCTGGACCTGGGGCAGATCGCTGTGCGGCTTGAACACTCCCCGGAGCCGGTGACAGCCGACGCAAAGTTCAGGCTCCTGGTGTTCAGGCCCAGGACCCACGGCGCCCCGTAA
- the tatC gene encoding twin-arginine translocase subunit TatC yields MSLWEHLKELKNRLIKSAIGVVIGGIGGWILYDPLLKALAEPVNRISDETGGLAAINFGTIASPFDFKLQMSLLIGAVISSPIWIYQLWAFITPGLTSKERRYTLGYMAAAIPLFLAGIWVGWLVVPQVVHALTQFTPAGSSSVIDARTYIEFVTRMVLMLGLAFLVPVVLVGVNMAGLVSGHTILKAWRITVFLVFVLAAIAAPGADAISMFMLAGPLLALFFAAIGICIMNDKRRDRRQARQVEETEATADVATPSSELKKL; encoded by the coding sequence ATGTCACTTTGGGAGCACCTCAAGGAGCTGAAGAACCGGCTGATCAAGTCGGCCATCGGCGTCGTCATTGGCGGCATTGGGGGCTGGATACTTTACGATCCGCTGCTGAAGGCTTTGGCCGAACCGGTTAACCGCATTTCCGATGAGACCGGCGGCCTTGCCGCCATCAACTTCGGGACCATCGCATCACCGTTCGACTTCAAGCTCCAGATGTCGCTCCTCATTGGCGCCGTCATCTCCAGCCCCATCTGGATCTACCAGCTCTGGGCCTTCATCACGCCCGGGCTGACATCGAAGGAACGGCGCTACACGCTGGGCTACATGGCTGCTGCCATCCCGCTCTTCCTGGCCGGAATCTGGGTGGGGTGGCTCGTGGTGCCGCAGGTGGTCCACGCGCTGACCCAGTTCACCCCGGCAGGCTCCTCCAGCGTCATCGATGCGCGGACCTACATCGAGTTCGTCACCCGGATGGTGCTCATGCTGGGCCTGGCCTTCCTGGTGCCCGTAGTGCTGGTGGGCGTCAACATGGCCGGGCTCGTATCCGGCCACACCATCCTCAAGGCCTGGCGCATTACAGTCTTCCTGGTCTTCGTCCTGGCCGCCATTGCCGCGCCGGGCGCGGATGCGATTTCGATGTTCATGCTTGCCGGACCGCTGCTGGCGCTGTTCTTCGCGGCAATCGGCATCTGCATCATGAACGACAAGCGCCGCGACCGCCGCCAGGCCCGGCAGGTCGAGGAAACCGAGGCCACAGCGGACGTCGCAACCCCCAGCAGCGAACTGAAGAAGCTCTAG
- a CDS encoding polyprenol monophosphomannose synthase, translating into MRVLTIIPTYNELESLPKTLQRLRKAVPASDVLVVDDNSPDGTGQLADGFAAEDSQVHVLHRKGKEGLGAAYIAGFRWGLDAGYDVLVEMDADGSHQPEQLPQLLEAVDQGADLAMGSRWVPGGSVVNWPLYRQAISRVGSTYARLMLGLRIKDVTGGYRAFRRTTLEKLNLDQVDSVGYGFQVDLAWRVAKLGLRIEERPITFVERELGASKMSGNIVVEAMVNVTRWGLAARWNTLTGRLKNKQP; encoded by the coding sequence GTGCGCGTCCTTACGATCATTCCCACCTACAACGAACTGGAATCGCTGCCCAAGACGCTCCAGCGCCTTCGGAAGGCCGTTCCGGCGTCGGACGTGCTGGTGGTTGATGACAACAGCCCTGACGGCACCGGCCAGCTTGCCGACGGCTTCGCCGCCGAGGACTCCCAGGTCCACGTCCTGCACCGCAAGGGCAAGGAAGGCCTGGGCGCCGCCTACATCGCCGGTTTTCGGTGGGGCCTGGACGCCGGATACGACGTCCTGGTGGAAATGGACGCCGACGGCTCACATCAGCCCGAACAGCTTCCCCAGCTGTTGGAAGCCGTGGACCAGGGCGCGGACCTGGCCATGGGCTCGCGCTGGGTTCCCGGCGGCAGCGTGGTCAACTGGCCGCTGTACCGCCAGGCGATCTCCCGGGTGGGCAGCACCTACGCCCGGCTGATGCTGGGCCTGCGGATCAAGGACGTCACCGGCGGCTACCGCGCCTTCCGCAGGACCACTCTGGAAAAGCTCAACCTGGACCAGGTGGATTCCGTGGGCTACGGCTTCCAGGTGGACCTGGCGTGGCGCGTGGCCAAACTGGGCCTGCGCATCGAGGAGCGCCCCATCACCTTCGTTGAGCGCGAACTGGGCGCCTCCAAGATGAGCGGCAACATCGTCGTCGAAGCGATGGTCAACGTCACCCGGTGGGGACTGGCCGCCCGCTGGAACACCTTGACCGGCAGGCTGAAGAACAAGCAGCCGTAG
- a CDS encoding RNA polymerase-binding protein RbpA has product MSDRSLRGMRLGAQSMETESGVEPAPRQRVEYRCADGEQVFVTFSSEAEIPPVWVSKTGKEALLVDGEKPDTSNDKAVRTHWDMLLERRSLPELEQILEDRLTILRERRGERRSA; this is encoded by the coding sequence ATGAGCGATCGCAGCCTGCGGGGCATGCGCCTTGGTGCGCAGAGCATGGAGACCGAGTCCGGAGTTGAGCCGGCTCCGCGCCAGCGGGTCGAATACCGTTGCGCAGATGGCGAGCAGGTTTTCGTCACGTTCTCCTCCGAGGCGGAAATTCCTCCGGTGTGGGTCTCCAAGACCGGCAAGGAAGCGCTCCTGGTTGACGGCGAAAAGCCGGACACCAGCAATGACAAGGCAGTCCGCACGCACTGGGACATGCTGCTGGAACGCCGCTCGCTTCCTGAACTTGAACAGATCCTCGAGGACCGCCTGACCATCCTGCGGGAGCGCCGCGGAGAGCGCCGCTCGGCATAA
- a CDS encoding DEAD/DEAH box helicase, which yields MSSTTGPFSAGPIDPEEMSPAERYRASAERRAEAATYLGAFIRTLDFELDDFQRQACLSLQQGKGVLVAAPTGAGKTIVGEFAIYLALQRGLKAFYTTPIKALSNQKFSELTAKYGADNVGLLTGDTSINGDAQVVVMTTEVLRNMLYADSATLGDLGYVVMDEVHYLADRFRGAVWEEVIIHLPSEVQVASLSATVSNAEEFGAWLDTVRGDTDIIVSEHRPVPLWQHVMVGRRIMDLFAGETTFDEIAPPVEEDDLQPAASGTSPDAGKGRGFDVNPDLLAVAQSEMRQSFRSRPGPGGRGQRGRRGNDRPARGGENTGVRPASRPQVIASLDRMDLLPAITFIFSRAGCEAAVAQCVSSGLWLTTETEQRIIAQRVDEAGQDIPADDLDVLGFWTWRDGLLRGFAAHHAGMLPTFKEVVEKLFADGLVKAVFATETLALGVNMPARSVVLEKLDKFNGEAHVDITAGEYTQLTGRAGRRGIDVEGHAVVLWQPGTDPTAVAGLASRRTYPLNSSFRPTYNMSINLLAQFGRARAREILESSFAQFQADRSVVGLARQVRSREESLAGYAKSMTCHLGDFTEYARLRRELSDAENATSRTKSRVRKSLCDDSLARLLPGDVVNVPGGRAPGPAVVLSSDHASREPRPAVLTLDNQLRRIGADDLEGPIAPVTRVRIPKSFNAKVPKSRRDLASSVRNALRENRPPAPGQNRNHDFGRAAALPNQERRIADLRRALKAHPCHGCSEREDHARWSERWWKLRRETDGLVRQIQGRTNTIAKTFDRVCDVLSVYGYLEDAGDGRLNISADGQRLRRIYGEKDLLISQSLRLGAFNDLDAAEVAALASVLVYQAKREDRGLRPRMPSVSLETAVDTVVKEWSVLEDVEEEHKLPLTGEPELGLVWPLYKWARGRHLQDVLSGTDLAAGDFVRWVKQVVDLLDQLAKIPGLDPRLARLCAEAINLIRRGVVAYSSVL from the coding sequence ATGTCCTCCACCACCGGACCCTTCTCCGCCGGGCCCATCGATCCTGAAGAAATGTCGCCGGCCGAGAGGTACCGTGCCAGCGCCGAACGCCGGGCCGAGGCCGCCACCTACCTCGGGGCGTTTATCCGGACCCTGGACTTCGAGCTTGACGACTTTCAACGGCAGGCCTGTCTTTCCCTGCAGCAAGGCAAGGGAGTCCTGGTGGCTGCCCCTACCGGTGCCGGGAAGACCATCGTGGGGGAGTTCGCCATCTACCTCGCGCTGCAGCGGGGACTGAAAGCCTTTTACACCACACCCATCAAGGCGCTCAGCAACCAGAAGTTCAGTGAACTCACCGCTAAATATGGTGCGGACAATGTGGGCCTCCTGACCGGCGACACCAGCATCAACGGGGATGCCCAGGTGGTGGTCATGACCACCGAGGTCCTGCGGAACATGCTCTACGCTGATTCGGCCACTCTGGGCGACCTCGGCTACGTGGTCATGGATGAGGTGCACTACCTCGCCGACCGGTTCCGCGGGGCTGTCTGGGAGGAAGTCATCATCCACCTGCCCAGCGAGGTCCAGGTCGCCTCACTGAGTGCAACCGTTTCAAATGCCGAGGAATTCGGGGCCTGGCTGGACACCGTCCGCGGCGACACAGACATCATCGTCTCCGAGCACCGCCCGGTGCCGCTGTGGCAGCACGTCATGGTGGGCCGCCGGATCATGGACCTGTTTGCCGGAGAAACCACCTTCGACGAGATCGCTCCGCCCGTGGAGGAAGACGACCTGCAGCCGGCCGCGTCCGGCACATCCCCCGACGCCGGCAAGGGACGTGGTTTCGACGTCAACCCGGACCTGCTGGCAGTGGCCCAGAGCGAGATGCGGCAGAGCTTCCGCAGCAGGCCCGGCCCCGGCGGAAGGGGCCAGCGCGGCCGGCGCGGAAACGACCGCCCCGCCCGTGGCGGCGAGAACACGGGAGTGCGCCCCGCCAGCCGCCCCCAGGTCATCGCCAGCCTGGACCGGATGGACCTGCTGCCTGCCATCACCTTCATCTTTTCCCGCGCAGGCTGTGAGGCTGCCGTGGCCCAGTGTGTCTCGTCCGGCCTCTGGCTCACCACCGAAACAGAGCAGCGGATCATCGCCCAGCGTGTTGACGAGGCGGGGCAGGACATCCCGGCCGACGACCTTGACGTCCTGGGCTTTTGGACCTGGCGCGACGGATTGCTCCGGGGGTTCGCGGCCCACCATGCCGGAATGCTGCCGACCTTCAAGGAGGTGGTCGAGAAACTCTTTGCCGATGGCCTGGTCAAAGCTGTCTTCGCCACGGAAACCCTTGCGCTGGGCGTCAACATGCCTGCCCGGTCCGTGGTGCTGGAAAAGCTGGACAAGTTCAACGGCGAAGCGCATGTGGACATCACTGCAGGGGAGTACACCCAGCTCACCGGCCGTGCGGGCCGGCGCGGCATCGATGTTGAGGGCCACGCCGTGGTGCTGTGGCAGCCCGGTACAGACCCGACGGCGGTCGCGGGACTGGCATCGCGGCGCACCTACCCGCTGAATTCCAGTTTCCGGCCCACCTACAACATGAGCATCAACCTGCTGGCGCAGTTTGGCCGGGCCAGGGCCCGCGAGATCCTCGAGTCCTCCTTCGCCCAGTTCCAGGCGGACCGCTCCGTGGTGGGCCTGGCCCGCCAAGTGCGCAGCCGCGAGGAATCCCTGGCCGGCTACGCAAAATCCATGACCTGCCACCTGGGTGACTTCACCGAGTATGCGCGGCTGCGCAGGGAACTTTCCGACGCCGAGAACGCCACGTCCCGCACCAAGTCCCGCGTCCGGAAGTCCCTTTGCGACGATTCACTGGCGCGGCTCCTGCCTGGGGACGTGGTCAACGTTCCCGGTGGCCGTGCCCCCGGGCCCGCCGTCGTCCTTAGTTCGGACCACGCCAGCCGCGAGCCGCGGCCGGCCGTGCTGACGCTTGACAACCAGCTGCGCAGGATTGGCGCTGACGACCTCGAGGGTCCCATCGCGCCGGTTACCCGGGTCCGCATCCCCAAGTCCTTCAACGCGAAGGTGCCCAAGTCCCGCAGGGACCTGGCGTCCTCTGTCCGGAACGCGCTGCGTGAGAACCGTCCGCCCGCCCCGGGCCAGAACCGCAACCATGACTTCGGCCGGGCCGCTGCCTTGCCCAACCAGGAAAGGCGCATTGCGGATCTTCGCCGGGCCCTGAAGGCACACCCGTGCCATGGGTGCAGCGAACGCGAAGACCATGCCCGGTGGTCGGAGCGCTGGTGGAAGCTAAGGCGCGAAACGGACGGCCTGGTCCGCCAGATCCAGGGCCGCACCAACACCATTGCCAAAACCTTCGACCGGGTCTGCGACGTCCTGTCCGTCTACGGTTACCTGGAAGACGCGGGAGACGGCCGGCTGAATATCAGCGCGGACGGCCAGCGGCTGCGCAGGATATACGGCGAGAAGGACCTGTTGATCTCGCAGTCCCTGCGGCTGGGCGCATTCAATGACCTCGACGCCGCCGAAGTTGCCGCGCTGGCCAGCGTACTGGTCTACCAGGCCAAACGCGAGGACCGGGGCCTGAGGCCGCGCATGCCCAGCGTCTCCCTGGAGACCGCCGTCGACACAGTGGTGAAGGAATGGTCCGTCCTTGAGGATGTGGAAGAGGAACACAAGCTCCCCCTGACCGGTGAGCCTGAACTGGGACTTGTCTGGCCGCTGTATAAATGGGCCCGTGGCCGCCATCTGCAGGATGTCCTCAGCGGCACCGATCTCGCCGCGGGCGACTTTGTCCGCTGGGTGAAGCAGGTGGTGGACCTTCTGGACCAGCTTGCCAAGATCCCCGGACTGGACCCGCGGCTGGCACGGCTCTGCGCCGAAGCGATCAACCTCATCCGCCGCGGCGTCGTGGCATATTCTTCCGTCCTTTAG
- a CDS encoding amidohydrolase family protein: MPRPDATSQPDAASRPAPVLYRNGSVYTAADPFATAMLVDGDTVAWVGSEQAASSIADSSMEIIDLRGALVAPGFVDSHIHLTETGIALESLQLATATSARALLDAVAAAGGKGPVLGHGWDETRWADSALPSAEELERASGGRPVYLSRVDVHSALVSTSLVQSADLRGKDGYDGGARVTRAAHDAARLATRQLPQDVLKRHQARALAEAAANGYVALAEMGAPHIGGPEDLRLAAGWNDADKDAARFPEVLPYWGELVSSEAEARTLVEQLGAGVRGLAGDLNIDGSLGSRTAALRAGYSDAGQERGSLYLSVEQAAAHLAACSLAGIQGGFHVIGDAGLDAALEALDVAAKEVGEQRVRAAGHRFEHVEMADAAAVARLAHYSVTVSAQPSFDAAWGGAGGLYEQRLGERSRSMNPFAAFYSAGVPVCFGSDSPVTPLRPWSSVRACVEHHNEDQRISARAAFLGHTRAGWRAARHANPMAGQLVPGAPASFAVWEVEELMVQVADGRVQSWSTDPRARTPLLPALDTGSDPVCLQTVKDGAELYASPALRS; encoded by the coding sequence ATGCCGCGCCCCGATGCCACTTCCCAGCCTGATGCCGCCTCCCGGCCCGCCCCGGTCCTGTACCGCAATGGGTCCGTTTACACCGCGGCGGATCCATTCGCAACGGCCATGCTGGTGGACGGCGACACCGTTGCCTGGGTTGGATCTGAGCAGGCCGCATCCTCCATCGCAGACAGTTCCATGGAGATCATCGACCTCCGTGGCGCCCTGGTTGCACCCGGCTTCGTCGATTCGCACATCCACCTGACGGAAACCGGGATCGCCCTGGAATCGCTGCAACTGGCCACGGCCACGTCGGCACGCGCGCTGCTGGACGCCGTCGCCGCGGCTGGAGGGAAAGGGCCGGTGCTCGGCCACGGCTGGGACGAAACCAGGTGGGCGGACTCCGCCCTGCCCAGTGCCGAGGAACTGGAGCGGGCGTCAGGGGGCCGCCCGGTCTACCTTTCCCGGGTTGATGTGCACTCGGCCCTGGTTTCGACGTCCCTTGTACAGTCCGCGGACCTTCGCGGCAAGGACGGGTACGACGGCGGCGCCCGGGTCACGCGGGCAGCCCACGACGCAGCGCGGCTGGCAACCCGGCAGCTGCCCCAGGACGTGCTGAAGCGGCACCAGGCCCGTGCCCTGGCGGAGGCTGCGGCGAACGGGTACGTTGCGCTGGCCGAAATGGGCGCACCGCACATCGGCGGGCCTGAGGACCTGAGGCTGGCCGCAGGATGGAACGACGCCGACAAGGACGCGGCGCGCTTTCCTGAGGTGCTGCCGTACTGGGGGGAGCTGGTTTCGTCCGAGGCGGAGGCCCGGACCCTTGTGGAGCAGCTTGGTGCCGGCGTCCGCGGACTGGCGGGGGATTTGAACATCGACGGGTCGCTGGGTTCCAGGACCGCCGCCCTGCGCGCCGGCTACAGCGATGCCGGGCAGGAACGCGGCAGCCTGTACCTCAGCGTCGAGCAGGCGGCTGCCCACCTTGCCGCCTGCTCCCTTGCCGGAATCCAGGGCGGTTTCCATGTGATTGGCGACGCCGGGCTGGACGCCGCGCTGGAGGCGCTGGACGTGGCGGCCAAGGAAGTCGGGGAGCAGCGGGTGCGGGCGGCGGGCCACCGCTTCGAGCACGTGGAGATGGCTGATGCCGCGGCCGTGGCAAGGCTGGCGCACTACTCGGTGACCGTCAGCGCCCAACCGTCCTTCGACGCAGCGTGGGGCGGAGCCGGGGGCCTCTATGAGCAGAGGCTGGGGGAGCGGAGCCGGTCGATGAACCCTTTCGCTGCCTTCTATTCAGCCGGGGTTCCTGTCTGTTTCGGCAGCGACAGCCCGGTCACGCCCCTCCGGCCCTGGTCCAGCGTGCGTGCCTGTGTGGAACACCACAACGAGGACCAGCGCATTTCCGCGCGCGCAGCGTTCCTGGGGCACACCCGTGCGGGCTGGAGGGCCGCACGGCACGCCAACCCCATGGCCGGCCAACTGGTTCCCGGCGCACCGGCCAGTTTCGCCGTCTGGGAGGTGGAGGAGCTGATGGTCCAGGTGGCTGACGGCAGGGTGCAGTCATGGAGCACCGATCCGCGGGCCAGGACCCCACTGCTGCCCGCACTGGACACAGGCTCCGACCCGGTATGCCTGCAGACCGTGAAAGACGGTGCCGAACTCTACGCCAGCCCGGCCCTGCGTTCCTGA
- a CDS encoding SPFH domain-containing protein encodes MENAGGTALAIVLVVLIVFVIIVLVRSVRIIPQARAGVVERLGKYQRTLNPGLTILIPFVDRLLPLLDLREQVVSFPPQPVITEDNLVVSIDTVVYFQVTDPRAATYEIANYIQAVEQLTTTTLRNVVGGLNLEEALTSRDQINGQLRGVLDEATGRWGIRVSRVELKAIDPPHSIQDSMEKQMRAERDRRAAILTAEGTKQSAILTAEGQRQASILAAEGEAKAAILRADGEAQAIQKVFDAIHKGNPDQKLLAYQYLQTLPKLAEGSANKLWIIPSEVGEALKGIGNALGGTSAEPAGGLFDEAPIERTQP; translated from the coding sequence ATGGAAAACGCAGGCGGAACCGCACTGGCCATTGTGCTGGTGGTTCTGATCGTCTTTGTCATCATAGTTTTGGTCCGGTCCGTCCGGATTATTCCGCAGGCCCGTGCCGGCGTCGTGGAACGGCTCGGGAAGTACCAGCGCACGCTTAACCCCGGGCTGACGATCCTCATCCCGTTCGTGGACCGGCTGCTGCCGCTGCTGGACCTGCGGGAACAGGTGGTGTCCTTTCCGCCGCAGCCGGTCATCACCGAAGACAACCTGGTGGTCTCCATCGATACGGTGGTCTACTTCCAGGTCACCGATCCCCGCGCAGCCACGTATGAAATCGCCAACTACATCCAGGCCGTGGAGCAGCTCACCACCACCACCCTCCGCAATGTGGTGGGTGGACTGAACCTGGAGGAGGCCCTGACCTCCCGCGACCAGATCAACGGACAGCTTCGGGGAGTCCTCGATGAGGCCACGGGCCGCTGGGGAATCCGCGTCTCGCGGGTGGAACTGAAGGCCATCGATCCGCCCCACTCCATCCAGGACTCCATGGAGAAGCAGATGCGGGCCGAACGCGACCGGCGCGCTGCCATCCTCACCGCGGAGGGGACCAAGCAGTCAGCCATCCTCACCGCGGAGGGCCAGCGGCAGGCGTCCATCCTCGCCGCGGAAGGCGAAGCCAAGGCCGCCATCCTCCGTGCGGACGGGGAGGCGCAGGCCATCCAGAAGGTCTTCGACGCCATCCACAAGGGAAACCCGGACCAGAAACTGCTGGCCTACCAGTACCTCCAGACGCTGCCCAAGTTGGCTGAGGGCTCGGCCAACAAGCTCTGGATCATCCCGAGTGAAGTTGGGGAAGCCCTGAAGGGAATCGGCAACGCCCTTGGCGGCACCAGCGCGGAGCCTGCCGGCGGACTTTTCGACGAGGCGCCCATCGAGCGCACGCAGCCCTAG